One segment of Trachemys scripta elegans isolate TJP31775 chromosome 1, CAS_Tse_1.0, whole genome shotgun sequence DNA contains the following:
- the LOC117885830 gene encoding olfactory receptor 52D1-like translates to MAAFNLSPFDPSTFFLTGIPGLEAAHIWISIPFSMFYIISLLGNFMVLFVVSKEQTLHKPMYLLICMLAFTDIGISTSVVPKALCIFWFNLNNITVGGCLTEMFFLHAVFAMQSAVLVTMAFDRYIAICNPLRYSTILTNTRIVKLGLVGLIRAVLIVMPLPLLLSRQPFCANRIIPNTYCDHIAVAKISCGDTTVNRMYALVVVLVCTGFDLTLIALSYILIIRAFFKISSKKTHQKALNTCTAHIFVMLMFYLPFIFSSLTHRYGQGIAPHVHIMLANLYFVVPPMLNPIIYGAKTKELRDKVCK, encoded by the coding sequence ATGGCAGCTTTCAACCTCTCCCCCTTTGACCCTTCAACATTCTTCCTAACAGGCATCCCTGGCCTGGAAGCTGCCCATAtctggatttccatccctttctctatGTTCTACATTATCAGCCTATTGGGAAATTTCATGGTTCTGTTTGTTGTAAGCAAAGAGCAGACCCTGCACAAGCCAATGTACTTGCTGATCTGCATGCTGGCATTCACAGACATTGGCATTTCTACCTCTGTTGTGCCAAAGGCtctgtgtatattttggttcaatcTGAACAACATTACTGTGGGTGGCTGCCTCACCGAGATGTTCTTCCTTCATGCGGTTTTTGCTATGCAGTCAGCCGTCCTTGTGACAATGGCCTTTGATCGCTACATTGCCATATGTAACCCTCTGAGATATTCCACCATCCTCACCAACACACGGATAGTTAAGCTAGGTCTAGTGGGTTTGATAAGAGCTGTTCTCATTGTTAtgcccctgcctctcctcctgaGTAGGCAGCCATTCTGTGCCAACCGCATTATCCCAAATACATACTGCGATCACATAGCTGTGGCGAAGATTTCATGTGGGGACACCACAGTCAACAGGATGTACGCCTTGGTGGTAGTGCTTGTATGCACTGGGTTCGACCTGACGCTCATTGCCCTGTCCTACATTCTGATAATCAGGGCCTTCTTCAAAATATCCTCAAAGAAAACCCACCAGAAAGCCCtcaacacctgcacagcccacatTTTTGTGATGTTGATGTTTTATCTTCCCTTCATCTTCTCTTCTCTGACACACCGGTATGGTCAGGGCATTGCTCCCCACGTTCATATCATGTTGGCCAACCTCTATTTTGTTGTCCCACCCATGCTCAATCCTATCATTTATGGGGCCAAAACCAAAGAGCTTCGTGACAAAGTTTGCAAATAA